The nucleotide sequence GATACGCAGCACCAGCAGAGCAGTGGTCCCCATTTGATTGTCAAGGGGCAGACACTGAAGCCTGCAGCCTCATGCAGGACAAACTGAGCTTTGAGCAGACCCAGTTCTTCTAGTTCCGCACACCTTGCCTGCCCACGGGCCGGGGAGGCAGGGGGATGGCAGCCCAACGGTGGCTTGGCGGGCAGGGCAGGACACCTGCGTTGGAGGATTTTGGCGTCTTCCTCCGTGGGGAAGCTTGCATGCTTTGGCAGCCTCCCCTGTAGTCATTCCTGGAGACTTTTATCCATCTCAACCGAGAGGCAGGGAGCCTGGGCTCTGGAGAGAAGAGAATTGTGCTGGGATGCCAGCTCAGTCCCCTGGCAGCTGTAGATGTgctcctgagtctcagtttcctcattgataAAATGGACGTGATGCCAGCCCTCTTCTTAGGGTTGTGGTGAGCACCCTCGAGTGAAACAGGAGGTCTGAGGAGCGGCCAGCACAGCACTTGGCACAGTGGCTAGGTGGCAGCTGCCACAATGAGGTTTTCTGATTAGGTGCCAGGGGAGTGGCCTGAGCCTTCCAAGGGCCCTGGGCTCCTGGGGTGCATCACCTGGCACCTTCAGCATGGCACTTCCCTAGCCTGGTGTCTTGCAGGCCTTTTGCCCAGGGCATGTCCACAAACCTCTCGAAGATGCAGGTGCTGGAAAGCTGGCCCTGCCGCACTCCCCTGcgaacttgctgtgtgacctgagAAAATCCCTCCTGTCTCCGGCCCCTCCTCCACATCTGTGCTACAAGGGGTTGGACTCTGCTCCAAGCTTGAGACTGTGGCAGAGGCAGCGCCAGGCCTGGGTGGGTCCCAACAGGCCAGGGTTCAAATCCACATTCTGGCTGCCACTTCCTGGCTCCCGATCTGGGCGAGTTCCTACTAGGCTGTTTCCTTATCCATCAGGCAGGGTGTTAGGAGGATTAAACATGATGGGTGTCCAAAGGGCCTTGCACCCAGGAAGTGCCTGCATGTACCGGGCACCGTGGCTGCTTAAAGTTGGGGCTGGACCTTCAGCTGGCCCTGCCCTGCATTCCCTTGGGACCAGCCCACCTTCCTCCTCAGCTGCCCCTCGTGGGCCTGGCCCTGTGTTCGCCTGACTGTCAGGGGCTGGGTGTGGACAGCGACCCTGGATGCCCGAGGCTTGTGGCTGACCTGGAGGTCTGCACGGCACAGGCCTGCAGGGAGGGTTTCTGGAGAGATGGGCTGGCCTTTGGGGGACTCAGCACAGGCTGGTTCCCAGCCGCCACTTTCCGAGGCCAGGGAGCATCCTGGTGGGCAGGCACCTTGTGTCGTCCCAGTCTGAGGCCACTTCTGTGGGTTGCCGTGCCCAGGATCAGGAAGGAGTATGGCCCACCAACACCCAGGGCTGGCCTCCTGTCATCCTGGGGCCTTGTCCATGCCCTGGGGATCAGGGTTGGGTCCACCCACCCAGAGCTGGAGGGCAGGCCCGAGGGCAAGAGGGTCACGGACACACTGTCCTTGCATCCCACCTCCCTTGGTGGGGCTCGTGGTCTGAGCTCATGACTTGAGAAGTCCTGGGCTCTCACCTCAGCCAGCACACGCCCCACCGGCTCCCCTCCTCGGGCCTGGGTCCCCACCTCTGTAGGACGGAGAGGGTGCACAGCAGCATGGGCCCCGCACTGTCCCGGGAACCTGGGTTCTGTAGAGACTGAGCAGCCTTCTCTGATGCGTTTCGCGTTTGGCTTCTGTATTGGAGCGAAAAGCTCAAGTCAGAAAGCTGCTCCCACCCACTGGGTTTCAGGGTGACTCAGCCTCTCTTTACAGTGTCCCTCGGCTAGGTCCCCAAGCCTTAGGCAGGCCTCAGACAAGTTTCCCTCAGGTTTTTACCGCCCAGCGTCCATCGCCAGCCCCGTGGAGGATGTGGTATCAGGTGTCATCCGGTACCACACCGCCATCAGGTCCCAGTGCCAGTCACCAGAGGGCTCATGCTGGGAGGAGGCGCCGTTGGCCTGGGCGGGGAGATGGCAGGGCTAGGGCAGGCCTCGTGGGGCTCCTTAAGACCCTCACTATTCTACCCAGAGGGAATCTGGGTTTGGCCTGTGGCTTCCTCCCTCTGTCAGCCAGGGACATGGCATCCTGCTGGCCTGTCACTCTGAGAAGGCTGATCAGGTGACACACTCAACCAGACGCCACCAGGCCCTGTTTCCCCTCCTCATCTTCAGGGCTCCGGGCTGTGTCCCTGGGGACATTGGGGTGTGGGGGCCCCTACTCACCAGGGACCCCATGCCACCCTCACTGCACTGACCCAAATGTCAGAAGACCAGGCAGTGTGTTTACAGGCACAGCTGCCGACTGGGTCCCAGAGCCCAGGGACATCAGCACGCCTGCTGGGGGTGGGACAGGAGTGTCCCCTGAGTACACAGCCAAGCATGTGGTGTTCTTTTCTCCTAGCAGTCAGCTCATAGCGGCTGCCTGGGCGCCTGCCCTCGGGGGGAAGCATTTTCTCTGCATCAGCTGTCCACTAGGCTGTTTCTGCTCCTCCGCCTCTGAACTCCCAGCCCTGCCAGAGTGCCCTGGGGCCCAAGCGCTGCCCAGATGGGGTGTCCGCTAACAGAGTGAGCTAGGGTGGCCTGTGGGTGCTGGAACCCTACCTTTCTTGCTCCAGAGGGTCCCAGGGCAGCTGCCAGGGCTGTTGCCTTGCTTTCTCTGTCCTGTGAGGGGGGCTCAGCGCAAAGGGTAGAGGCCCTACTCTGCCACTTTGTTCCCAGACCCCAGGGCAGTTTGCTCTGGAGCCTGCACCTCTACCATCTGAGCAGGCGGTTTAAACGGCCCCTGTGCTCCACGTAGCTCTATGGTCGGTTCCCTGCCCGCTGCTGCTGTGACGGGAAGGGACCAGAGAAGACAGACTAGCTCCACGAGGGCTAGAGCGTCTCCCTGACCGTGTGACAGGGTGGCAGCTCCCTCACCGCAAGCATGTGTGGCTGTCAGCATTGGGCCTgcatccctccccaccacccgGCTGGCAGGAGAGGGCCCccggggggtgggggaagggtgcAGGGATCATATGACACCAAGCAGGGCTGGGCCAGCTGCTGGCCCGCCAGCTCACGGAGGAGCCACTATCTAGACCTGCTCAGGGATGGCTGAGGCCACCTGGCTTCAGCCCCTCCTGGAGATTGGCCTGCCTGGGGACACCTCTGTCCGGCAGGCATGGGTGGTGCTCAGCCAGGACCTGGGTGCTGTGCCGGGCTCCCCCAGGGTTCATGTTTAGTCCCCTGTGGCGGGCTTGTCCTGCATGAGACCTCAGAGCCATTGCCGGTGACTTGGGCACTCAGGATACTGTCTGCTTCGCAGCTGGTCCAGATGTGGCTAAAATCCCTAGGGGAGAGAGAGACTCCCAGCTGAGCCAACAGCCTTCACAAGAGGCAGTCTGGGACCCCTGAGGAGGCCAGGGTGGTTGGGGGCCCTGGGCAGTGTAACCGCTAATGCTTTTCTTTTCAAAGGAACGATCTTCTAGGCAGGGGACAGACGTGTGAGTCAGGAAAGGGGTTGAGCGTATGTCTCTGTTTTCCTGTCAGTGGAAGGGCCGGACCTCCCCTGGCGGGGGTGTCtgtggggtgtgggtgtgagtgtgcctGTGGGTTCCCTGCTAACTTCCAAGAAATGGGGCTGGCTGGCTGTCCAGAGGCGGTGGCGGTCAGGAGCCCAGCATGGTGCCCACAGCTTTCCTGTTGTACAAAGCCCAGAGTGGGAGGGCGACCTCGGGTCAGAGGAAGTGGACTTCCAGGATGGCTCCTGGGCCTCCCAGGGCCGGGCCTCCGAGGGTGcgcaggaggcaggaggctggggtcCCGTCCGCAGCATGCTGGACAGTCTACCTGACTCCTGCCAGGGTTGAGGGAAGGGCCTGAGTCAGCACTGTCCACCAGGCCTTCTCTGAGCTCCACTCCCACCTAGGTTGGGGCATTGACTGTGCGGTTAATGACCCTGGGCCAGGCCAGTACCTCCCAACTCCTTCCTAACCTCTGAGGTTGGTGTCCTTACGCCACCCCCAACCCCGGCTCCTCTACCTGCTGCAAGCTCATTCCATCCCTGGACAGAGCAAGTGGCAGAGGGCTGTGAGGCAGGGGGTGATTGTGGCTAAGTGACCTAGGCCAGCCTGCCAGGTGGGGGGAGTCTGTCTCCTAAGACAAGGGCCTTTCCTTACTGCCTGGAGCCAGAGGCCCCCTTCCTGTTCCAGCCCAGGCCTGTGGTTTAGGGCTCTGTGGAACCCCAGCGTCTGCCTGGATACTGGCACCGTCACCTCTCACGCCCGTCCCCTCATGTGATGACGGTCAGGGAACTGGGAAATCCCATTGCCCAAGCAGGCACGAGGGCATGAATGAGCAGAGGGGAAGGAAGTGGCTGGGATGTGGCCGCTGGGGGTGCCCCACACCTCCCCAGATCCGGGCTGCTGACACGccagagctgggcctggaggAGCTGCCCACTCCTGCTGGGTCAGCCAGGGCCCGCCAGGCTGGGCAGAGGAGGGGTGAGTGTGAGGACGCCCATGGGCCTCTGGCCCTGGGGAGGTGAGGGAACTTTCTCTCAGGGCATAACCGCCTGGATGCAGTCAGCCGTGTCAGAGCCCTGGGATCCCCGCCTCACCGCTTACCCAAGGCAGCATGACCTTGGACCAGTTgttcctctctcagcctccatttacccatctgtgaaatggctgAATAACAGTCTCCACTATGGAGGGGGATGACTTGAGGGTGGGTCCGTCCTGGGCAGGAACAGGAGCCAGTTACTAGGGGATTGGAAGCCTGGTGAACCCATCATGACCGTGCCCCAGGTCGTGGCTAGCCAGGTTGGGGAAGTGGAGTGCCAGGACAGTGGCCCTATGTGCCGATGTTAAACCCAGGCCGTAGAGCTGTGATCTCATTCCACCCCGGGCTATAGGTCTGTGCAGCCACCAGTCTGTGCCCTGTCTGGGGAACAGGTTGCACAGGTCCATCCCCTGCACAGTGGCCAGGCAGGCCCCTGATGTCCCCACGCCCGGCTGCTGGGCGTTGTCTTCACAGAGCTCCACGCAGGAGATCGGTGAGGAGCTGATCAACGGAGTCATCTACTCCATCTCCCTGCGCAAGGTGCAGCTGCACCACGGAGCCAACAAGGGCCAGCGCTGGCTCGGGGTGAGTACGCTCTGGGTCTCCACTAGGAGGCGCAGCTGGGGATCCCTCCCAGGGCTTTGCTCCTCGAGGGCCCCACAGTTCTGATCCCAAAGGAAATGGCCCTCACTCCCTTCCCGACCCCCACTGTCCAGCCCAGGCTTGATCAGGTTTTCCACGGCAAGTTTTCATGTTTGACCTCCCTTTTCCGGGTGTGCAGCCATCAGCCTCGCCATCCTCCATGCCTTCTCCCAGACGTGCACACTGTCTGGAGTAGGGGGGCTGTCTTCACCCAAGAAGAACAGGGTTTCAGGCTGTTAGGTCTCTGCAAATTGCCATCTCCCAGAACACATCCCTGGGGTTCCTCTAGGTTGAGAGCCGGTGCCTGACGCAGCTGCGTAATATTCCAGAAGGGAGGCTGGAGCCATTGCCGCAGTTCAGCTCCTCATGGCTGTGGGGCCACTTCAACAGTGCTGCaggagccaggcgcggtggctcacgcctgtaatcccagcattttgggaggccgaggcaggaggatcacctaaggtcaggagttcgagaccagcctggcccaccatggtgaaaccccatctctactaaaaatacaaaaattagccaggcatggtggtgtgcgcctataatcgcagctacttgggagactgaaacatgagaattgcttgagcccgggcggctgaggtcgcagtgagctgagatcacgccactgcgctctagcctgggtgactgtctcaaaacaaaacaaatcagtgCCACAGGGAAGATGCCGTGTGTCCTAATGGACCAgtccctcccagcccctgggtaagcctctgtttcctcatctctagaatgaggatacactttttttttttttttgagatagagtctcattctgtcgcccaggctggagtgcagtggtgcgatctcagttcactgcaagctcctcctcccaggttcacgccattctcccgcctcagcctcccgagtagctgggactacaggcgcccaccacctcgcctggctaattttttgtatttttagtagagacggggtttcaccatgttagccaggatggtctcgatctcctaacctcgtgatccgcccgtctcagcctcccaaagtgctgggattacaggcgtgagccactgcgccaggcctagaATGGGGATGTTTTGTTAGAACTCTCAGGTGACGCTGTTCCCACAGGGCAGCTACCATTACTCAGTTAACAACTGACTGACCTGAAGGTGTTAATATTTAAATCATTCCCGTACCTCAAATtctactttacatttttttcagtcttttagagaaagggtctcactctgtcacccaggcagtggtatgatcatagctcacagcagccttgacctcctgggctcaagcgatcctcacccCTCAgctccccaggtagctgggactacaggcgtgcgccaccatacctggctaattttgtattttttgtagagatggggttttgccatgttgcccaggctggtctcaaactcctggcctcaagtgatttgcccacctcagcctccaaaaatgctgggacgacaggcgtaagccaccatgtcgggccctggctaatttttaagttttgtaaacaattttttgtagagatgggatttcactttgttgcccaggctggtctcgaactcctggcttcaagcgatgctcccaccttggcctcccaaagtgctgggattactggtatgagccaccacacctggcctgaaattcTACTTTTAAAGCTGATAACCTTTTTCTGCTAGAGACATTCAGTGCTGCCTCCTGCCACAAGCCACTGAGGGCTCAGGGTTCCATTTGAGCTCCAGGGGATTCATGTGCTGCCACTCACTGTCCTTCCTCTGTCCCACCCCAGTATGAGAATGAGTCGGCCCTGAACCTTTATGAGACTTGCAAGGTGCGGACCGTGAAGGCTGGCACGCTGGAGAAGCTGGTGGAGCACCTGGTGCCCGCCTTCCAGGGCAGCGACCTCTCCTACGTCACCATCTTCCTGTGTACCTACAGAGCCTTCACCACCACCCAACAGGTCCTGGACCTGCTGTTTAAAAGGTGAGCACGCACCCTCCACTGCATGGGATGCACAGGGCCCCTCACCCCCGCCCGGCTGTGGGTCTTGGCAATGCTggttcacctctctgagcctcgctTTGCTTGTACGAAAGAAAAACTGGGTGCTAAGAGGACCTCATGGGGTTATCGTCAGGCCTGCGTGGGATGAGGGGTGGAACGTGCTCCTCCACCACGTGGCCCTAGGGAATGGGCTGCTGGACTGTGGTGCTTGTATTTACGATTTTCCTGTCCCCCATGGGGAAGCGCTCTGCCCCAAGCCTCACTCGTATGTGGCCTTGGACAAAGCAGTTTTCCCACTTGTCAAGGACATTCCAGATTGTACCCGGGGGCTGGTGGAGGGGTCCGAGGGGCACTCAGATAGCTGGGAAGGAGCTGGTTGGGgctcattcattgaacaaatgtatatgaagcacctactgtgtgctggccCTTTTCTAGGCATTTAATATAATTtgatgaaaaaaagcaaaaaaaaaaaaaaaaaaaaaaatccctgtcctCCTGGGCCTCCGTTCTAGTCGGAGAGTCAGACAGTAACACACGACGTCGTAAGCAGGTACGGTAGATGTGATGCCCTCACGGCCTCCTCTAGATACGGCTGCGTCCTCCCCTATTCCGACGAGGATGGCGGACCCCAGGACCAACTTAAAAAGTGAGTGAGCTTTCAGCCAAGAGGAAGGGACCCTGTCTCCAGCAAACAGTGGGAGAGTgcatggggctggggctggagcgAGATGGGCAGAACCGTGGCTCCCACACCTCTTGCGGTTCCTGCTGGAGGGCTGGGGTCTGGGGGCTTCGCCTGCAGGAAGAAATAAGACCAAGAGCTGGGGAGGGGTCCTGAGGTGGCTGGGGCTCAGAGCAGCCGCCGGCGGGAACCCATCCCACCATAGCCTCATCCTAGCTGGGCGTGGCTCAGTGTGCCCTGATCTAGGGGcccagggcaggaggtggggtgAGCCTGTGCTCTCACATTGCCTCGCCCCTCAATGAGTGCTTAGTGGGCAGGCTACACCTCACTCTCTGGGAGAAGGGGATCAGTGGGAAGGTAAGACCCACAGTGGTCAGAGAGCCAGGCAGCTCACCAGCACCGAGCTACGAGTCGAGTCGCCAGGGACCTGGGATGCCAGGCAGGAGGACAGATCCCTCATGGAGTTTATGGTCCAGcgaggagaggggctggagacaTGCAGAGGCGTGGGCGGGACTTCcctggaggaggggagaggtgtCGCTATTGACCAGGGGCCTCCTTGCTTCTTTGCCTGGACagccaaggaggctgaggcttgggcTGGGGTGGGTGGCCTCCGGATGGACAGGGGCCAGCACAGGAGCCCAGCCTGGCTCACGGAGCCATGGGAGGGCCATGGGGGAAGGGGAGCCCAGACCTCTGACTCTGCTGCCCACCCACCTGTCCCCAGTGCCATCTCCTCCATCCTGGGCACCTGGCTGGACCAGTACTCGGAGGATTTCTGTCAACCCCCGGACTTTCCCTGCCTCAAGCAGCTGGTGGCCTATGTGCAGCTCAACATGCCAGGCTCAGACCTGGAGCGCCGTGCCCACCTTCTCCTGGCCCAGCTGGAGCACTCGGAACCCACTGAGGCAGAGCCTGAGGGTGAGGACGACTGGGGTGGGTGCCAGAGGTTGAATGAGGCGGCGGCTCCAGGGTCTGGTGCTGGGCCAGGGGCACAGATGTCCTCAGACCACACAGGCAGGGACCACAGGTGGGAGGGCAGCCTGGTGCAGGTTTTGTGGGTTCGAGGGGAGCGGCTTCTCTGGAAGCCAGGGCTGTTCTCTGTCTTTGAAAAGGCACAGGAAGGGCTGGAATATTTTTGAACTTTTCTTTTACAGCTCTGTCACCAGTGCCAGCTCTAAAACCAACTCCAGAGCTAGAGCTAGCTCTAACACCAGCTCGAGCACCCAGCCCAGTGCCAGCCCCAGCGCCAGCTCCAACACCAGCTCCAGGCTCAGAGCTAGAGGTCGCTCCAGCACCAGCTCCGAAGCTCCAGCAGGCTCCAGAGCCAGCTGTGGAACTAGAACCGGCTCCAGCGCCAGCTCTGGAACTAGAGCCAGCTCCAGTACCACCTCCAGAACAGGATCCAGCTCCTTCCCAAACTCTAGAGCTGGAGCCAGCTCTAGTGCCAGTTCCAGCATTAGAGCCTTCCTGGCCTTCACCTGTGGTTGCAGAGAACGGGCTGAGTGAGAAGCCTCACCTCTTGGTGTTCCCTCCCGACTTGGTGGCAGAGCAGTTTACACTGATGGATGCGGTGAGCGGCTCAGATTGGCAGGGCAGGGGTGGGCCTGCCTTCTGGCATCTGCTGCCCCCTACCTAGCATTCCCTGGTCCAGAGCTGATGTTCTggtcaaatcccagctctactgtTACACACCAAGTAACCAGGGCCAGTTTCTGAACCCCAAGTCCTCAGTTTCCCTCCGgacggtagagatggggtcacccCTGTCCTCCAGAGTGAGTGTTGAGATTCCAGATGGAGCAGACCGGAAGCTCAGCAGGCCTGGCCTGTGGGAGTGGAGGGTGCTCACCAGGGTGCTCCATGGGTCACCCCCATCTGTTTAGGAGGCTCACCAGCTTCAGCACTCATTAGGTATTCGGTGTGTCCTAGAGCCCATGGCAGACACTGGACAAAGCCCCTAGTTATAGCGCCCACAGCCGATGTGCGTCTGGATGGGGCGCAGACTGAGGCGTGCCATGTGGGATGATAGGGGGTGGGGCACTGGGGCGTGGGCCGGTAGTGCCGTTTTGGTCCATGTAGGTGCGAGCCGCCTGTCGGCGCTGGGGCTTGGTGAGGATGTGCGAGGCAGTGCTCCTGTTGTTCCCACCAGCATTCTGTCCTGGGTCACTTGTGTGCTAGGCACCCTGCATGGACATGGGATAAAATCCGGAGACCCCCACAAGGGGGTCAAGCTACATCCTCAGCttccccagcaccagcccagACTGCTGGGGCACAGCCAGGTGACGCTTACCCTCCTCCCCAGGAGCTGTTCAAGAAGGTGGTGCCCTACCACTGCCTGGGCTCCATCTGGTCCCAGCGGGACAAGAAGGGCAAGGAGCACCTGGCACCCACCATCCGCGCCACTGTCACCCAGTTCAACAGCGTGGCCAACTGCGTCATCACCACCTGCCTTGGGGACCGAAGCACGAAAGCCCCAGACAGGGCCAGGGTGGTGGAGCACTGGATCGAGGTGGCCAGGGTACGCCACAGGAGGGGCCTGGGCCCCCTCTTTGCCTTCATCTGTTCTCAGGTTGTGGTCTGCAGTCCAAGCCCCTGTACAGGCCCCAGGCCCCTCTTCCCAGGGGCACGCTTTCCTTGACTCTCCCAGCCCACTGCCTGGATGCTCACGTCCTCCTTACGCCGTTTCCTTAGGTTGAGCTAAAATCCTGTCACCCCTGGGTCGCAGGTGTGCCCTCTGGGGACTCCCTGAGTGTCTGTCTCATTAGGaggggaggccaagggggacTGAGGCCAGGCAAACTGGGagccccagccccacctcacGCCTCCTGCTCTTCCCGGCCAGGAGTGCCGGATCCTCAAGAACTTCTCGTCGCTGTATGCCATCCTCTCCGCCCTGCAGAGCAACTCCATCCACCGGCTGAAGAAGACGTGGGAAGACGTTTCCAGGTGGGCATGCCTCTATAGGAGCTCCTGCTGCACTGGGGACCTCCCACAGGGCTGGCATTGCCCGCTTAGTGAGCCAGTGGGAGGCCACAAACCCTGAGCGCAGGGATCCTCCACTGACCTGAGCTGGCAGCTCTGCCTCAGAGCTCGGCTTCCTAAGCTGTCAGATGGTGGGTTGAGCCACATCAGAGATTTTCAGGTGTTCATGTTGTAGCTACAGAACCCTTATGCTATTGATATCAAAACCTttgtgccaggcgcagtggctaacgcctgtaatcccagctactcggaaagctgaggccaggagaatctcttgaacccaggaggtggaggtcgcaatgagtcgagatcggaccactgctctccagcctgggtggctgcaattgtctccaaaaaaagaaaaaaaaccctttggAAATAGCTGCTCACTGGAAACGGGAACAGGGGTCCTGTTGCACCAACATGAAGGCCCCCTCCCCAGACCTGCAGAGCATTGGTGCTCTGTGAAACCCTGTGTGCTGCGTTCAGGCAGCCTGGGGTCTTTCAACTCTAAAGTGAAATGGATTTGCACTCACACCCCTCCCCGCCATTGCTAGCTTTCTCCTCCCTTCTTTGCCCTTCTGACAGGGACAGTTTCCGGATCTTTCAGAAGCTGTCGGAGATCTTCTCAGATGAGAACAACTACTCATTGAGCCGGGAGCTGCTCATCAAGGTGGAGTGGcggcaggcagaggcagagactggggcAGGGGGTGGTGGCGTTCGCTTCTTGCTGGAAAAGTTCCTTTCCCGTGTGCACAAAGAGGGAAGAGGGATCTGTTTGGCCCCTGGGCGTTTGAGGGACAGGGCCCCGGTTAATCCGACACAGTAAGGGTGGCAGTGGAGGTTCCAGGAGTAGTAGATGGGCATCAGGACCAGCAGGTCTCCGGCTTCCTCGCTGGTTGGGAAGGGGATGCAGCTCCTGCCCCCACACTGGCCCCGTCTGTCCCCGGGAGGCCAGGCTCCTACCTCTGTCTGTTCTGCACACCCAAGGAGAAGGCAGCCTGCCTACCCCAGGGACAGGAGCTGCAGGGGATGCCAAGGGCCAAGTGACCGTACCTGGCAGGTAGATTTGGAGGCCCTGTGTGgcttccccaccctgccctgaGAAGAGACACTGACCAGAGAACCCTGTAGCATTCTTCTCATGGTACCCCGTTAGCCATGGCAGACACCCTAGATGACTGAGGAGAACTTTCAGGGACTAATGGATTCACGAGGCCTCAGAGGGAGTCAAGTGTCACTGCCTGGTGCCCCGGCGTGCCCGGTCAGCGAAATGACATCTAGGGCCCCCCTCCTGCGTGGACGAACGCAGAGTTCCCTACAGAGGAGTATCGCAGGGGGTTCTGGAACACCTGTCCCTCTCCCTCCGTGGCACAGCTCTGCTGGGGGCCCCAGCACGCACGAGAAGCCCAGAGGATGGCATCCCAATCAGTGGCTAAACAGGGGTAAAGGCAGATGGGGCAGAGCCTCTGGCTAGGACAGAAAAGCCTGTTCTGAGTCCCTGGGGGCCCTGGGCAAGTTGCTGCCCATCTCAgggccacagtttcctcatccgGAAAACGGAGGAATGCCAGCCCTGGGGTACTGACCTCACGGAAGGTTCAAGGGAGAAAAGGAGTGTTCAGCCAAAACAGGGCTGTAGCGGACAGTCTCTGAGGCCCTGCAAGGTAGGCAGagatttttgagacggagtcttgctctgtcgcccaggctggagtgcagtggcgggatctcggctcactgcaagctccgcctcccgggtttacgtcattctcctgcctcagcctcccgagtagctgggactacaggcaccctccacctcgcctggctagttttttgtatttttttagtagagacggggtttcaccgtgttagccaggatggtc is from Macaca mulatta isolate MMU2019108-1 chromosome 15, T2T-MMU8v2.0, whole genome shotgun sequence and encodes:
- the RALGDS gene encoding ral guanine nucleotide dissociation stimulator isoform X6; translated protein: MCLWGPSTAPAHTPSSLPLLSCSLPCALHLQPGTGHPPGQGPRKSSTQEIGEELINGVIYSISLRKVQLHHGANKGQRWLGYENESALNLYETCKVRTVKAGTLEKLVEHLVPAFQGSDLSYVTIFLCTYRAFTTTQQVLDLLFKRYGRCDALTASSRYGCVLPYSDEDGGPQDQLKNAISSILGTWLDQYSEDFCQPPDFPCLKQLVAYVQLNMPGSDLERRAHLLLAQLEHSEPTEAEPEALSPVPALKPTPELELALTPARAPSPVPAPAPAPTPAPGSELEVAPAPAPKLQQAPEPAVELEPAPAPALELEPAPVPPPEQDPAPSQTLELEPALVPVPALEPSWPSPVVAENGLSEKPHLLVFPPDLVAEQFTLMDAELFKKVVPYHCLGSIWSQRDKKGKEHLAPTIRATVTQFNSVANCVITTCLGDRSTKAPDRARVVEHWIEVARECRILKNFSSLYAILSALQSNSIHRLKKTWEDVSRDSFRIFQKLSEIFSDENNYSLSRELLIKEGTSKFATLEMNPKRAQKRPKETGIIQGTVPYLGTFLTDLVMLDTAMKDYLYVSMLGEAGEFEVIAQIKLLQSACNNYSITPDEQFGVWFRALERLSETESYNLSCELEPPSESASNTLRTKKNTAIVKRWSDSGDIADALSVHSAGSSSSDVEEINISFVPESPDGQEKKFWESASQSSPETSGISSASSSTSSSSASTTPVAATRTHKRSVSGLCNSSSALPLYNQQVGDCCIIRVSLDVDNGNMYKSILVTSQDKAPAVIRKAMDKHNLEEDEPEDYELLQILSDDRKLKIPENANVFYAMNSTANYDFVLKKRAFTKGVKVKHGASSTLPRMKQKGLKIAKGIF
- the RALGDS gene encoding ral guanine nucleotide dissociation stimulator isoform X13; the protein is MVQRMWAEAAGPVGGAEPLFPGSRRSRSVWDAVRLEVGVPDSCPVVLHSFTQLDPDLPRPESSTQEIGEELINGVIYSISLRKVQLHHGANKGQRWLGYENESALNLYETCKVRTVKAGTLEKLVEHLVPAFQGSDLSYVTIFLCTYRAFTTTQQVLDLLFKRYGRCDALTASSRYGCVLPYSDEDGGPQDQLKNAISSILGTWLDQYSEDFCQPPDFPCLKQLVAYVQLNMPGSDLERRAHLLLAQLEHSEPTEAEPEALSPVPALKPTPELELALTPARAPSPVPAPAPAPTPAPGSELEVAPAPAPKLQQAPEPAVELEPAPAPALELEPAPVPPPEQDPAPSQTLELEPALVPVPALEPSWPSPVVAENGLSEKPHLLVFPPDLVAEQFTLMDAELFKKVVPYHCLGSIWSQRDKKGKEHLAPTIRATVTQFNSVANCVITTCLGDRSTKAPDRARVVEHWIEVARECRILKNFSSLYAILSALQSNSIHRLKKTWEDVSRDSFRIFQKLSEIFSDENNYSLSRELLIKEGTSKFATLEMNPKRAQKRPKETGIIQGTVPYLGTFLTDLVMLDTAMKDYLYVSMLGEAGEFEVIAQIKLLQSACNNYSITPDEQFGVWFRALERLSETESYNLSCELEPPSESASNTLRTKKNTAIVKRWSDRQAPSTELSTSGSSHSKSCDQLRCGPYLSSGDIADALSVHSAGSSSSDVEEINISFVPESPDGQEKKFWESASQSSPETSGISSASSSTSSSSASTTPVAATRTHKRSVSGLCNSSSALPLYNQQVGDCCIIRVSLDVDNGNMYKSILVTSQDKAPAVIRKAMDKHNLEEDEPEDYELLQILSDDRKLKIPENANVFYAMNSTANYDFVLKKRAFTKGVKVKHGASSTLPRMKQKGLKIAKGIF
- the RALGDS gene encoding ral guanine nucleotide dissociation stimulator isoform X21; its protein translation is MVQRMWAEAAGPVGGAEPLFPGSRRSRSVWDAVRLEVGVPDSCPVVLHSFTQLDPDLPRPESSTQEIGEELINGVIYSISLRKVQLHHGANKGQRWLGYENESALNLYETCKVRTVKAGTLEKLVEHLVPAFQGSDLSYVTIFLCTYRAFTTTQQVLDLLFKRYGRCDALTASSRYGCVLPYSDEDGGPQDQLKNAISSILGTWLDQYSEDFCQPPDFPCLKQLVAYVQLNMPGSDLERRAHLLLAQLEHSEPTEAEPEALSPVPALKPTPELELALTPARAPSPVPAPAPAPTPAPGSELEVAPAPAPKLQQAPEPAVELEPAPAPALELEPAPVPPPEQDPAPSQTLELEPALVPVPALEPSWPSPVVAENGLSEKPHLLVFPPDLVAEQFTLMDAELFKKVVPYHCLGSIWSQRDKKGKEHLAPTIRATVTQFNSVANCVITTCLGDRSTKAPDRARVVEHWIEVARECRILKNFSSLYAILSALQSNSIHRLKKTWEDVSRDSFRIFQKLSEIFSDENNYSLSRELLIKEGTSKFATLEMNPKRAQKRPKETGIIQGTVPYLGTFLTDLVMLDTAMKDYLYVSMLGEAGEFEVIAQIKLLQSACNNYSITPDEQFGVWFRALERLSETESYNLSCELEPPSESASNTLRTKKNTAIVKRWSDSGDIADALSVHSAGSSSSDVEEINISFVPESPDGQEKKFWESASQSSPETSGISSASSSTSSSSASTTPVAATRTHKRSVSGLCNSSSALPLYNQQVGDCCIIRVSLDVDNGNMYKSILVTSQDKAPAVIRKAMDKHNLEEDEPEDYELLQILSDDRKLKIPENANVFYAMNSTANYDFVLKKRAFTKGVKVKHGASSTLPRMKQKGLKIAKGIF